From the Desulfotomaculum sp. genome, the window ATAGTGATAGTCAAAAAAAGCCATCATACTGATTAGTCTGGAGCTTTGGAGCCCGCCTTTTCAGGAAACCGCCTTCTTCATCGCCCGCACATATTCCGCTACATGGGGGACGCAGTCCTCGCCGTATTGCTCCACAATCTTTACTATCGCGCTCCCCACAATTACGCCGTCAGACAGCCCGGCCATCTTCGCCGCCTGTTCGGGCGTGGAAATGCCAAAGCCGACAGCGCAGGGAATATCCCTGACCTCTTTAACCAGTTTAATCATTTCGCCTACATCGGCGCTGATTTCCTTGCGTACTCCGGTAACACCCATTGAGGATACGCAGTAAACAAATCCCCGGGCCTCCCCGGCAATCATCCGGATGCGGTCGCGGGAGGTCGGCGCGATCAATGAGATCAAGTCAATGCCGAATTCGGAGCAGTAGGGCAGGAGCTCTTCTTTCTCCTCAAACGGCAGGCCAGGCACAATTACAGCGCCAATGCCGGTCTCCCGGCAGTTTTTCATAAAACCGCCGGCGCCGTATGTAAAAACCGGATTCACATAGGTCATGAAGGCCCTTGGAACACTGCATACCCTGCGGCTACGCTGTACCACATCAAAAATTTTGTAGGGGGTTGCGCCGCCCGCCAGCGCCCCATCATCTGCGCGCTGGGTA encodes:
- the trpA gene encoding tryptophan synthase subunit alpha, translating into TQRADDGALAGGATPYKIFDVVQRSRRVCSVPRAFMTYVNPVFTYGAGGFMKNCRETGIGAVIVPGLPFEEKEELLPYCSEFGIDLISLIAPTSRDRIRMIAGEARGFVYCVSSMGVTGVRKEISADVGEMIKLVKEVRDIPCAVGFGISTPEQAAKMAGLSDGVIVGSAIVKIVEQYGEDCVPHVAEYVRAMKKAVS